A single region of the Montipora capricornis isolate CH-2021 chromosome 13, ASM3666992v2, whole genome shotgun sequence genome encodes:
- the LOC138030252 gene encoding adrenocorticotropic hormone receptor-like — MSNSNVLNSSAINFQCSTLETNTQFTEYLFTAHILTSILNGISSITAITGNAVVILAVWKTRELHTPSNVFLSCLALSDLTVGLIAQPSFVIHKIGELNNSFSMYCTTRILTESLGYITAGTSVLTMTGISIERYLALSLHLRYRAIVTTKRILIAASCVWIFFILISASRFWIANDVIFNMISLPVIFSSLVFTLLAYVRILKCVRRHERQISDQNNLPESSRSVNCQVLKINRYKKSTLTMVYIVGIFVFCYIPFLSVKILNKTKGYTVEVKTAYLYASTLVFLNSSFNPAVYWWRIKNMRTAAKDVCLKCLGVKRESVKGKTAFQRSSFNFTNASFNVA; from the coding sequence ATGTCGAACAGCAACGTTCTAAATAGTAGCGCGATCAATTTTCAGTGTTCCACCTTGGAAACAAATACTCAGTTTACAGAGTATCTTTTTACTGCGCACATACTAACATCGATTCTCAACGgcatttcatccatcactgctaTCACTGGAAACGCCGTGGTGATCCTTGCGGTTTGGAAAACGCGGGAACTTCACACCCCCTCCAACGTTTTTCTGTCCTGCCTAGCGCTCAGTGATTTGACCGTAGGTTTAATCGCGCAACCAAGTTTTGTGATCCACAAGATAGGCGAGCTTAACAACAGCTTTAGTATGTACTGTACTACCAGGATACTGACAGAATCTCTTGGCTATATAACTGCGGGTACGTCAGTTCTTACAATGACCGGGATATCCATAGAACGATATCTTGCACTAAGTCTTCATTTGCGATACCGAGCGATTGTCACAACAAAACGTATATTAATCGCTGCATCTTGTGTTTGGATCTTCTTCATCCTAATATCAGCGTCAAGATTCTGGATCGCAAACGACGTTATCTTCAACATGATTTCCCTCCCTGTGATTTTTAGCAGCTTAGTTTTCACTTTACTAGCTTACGTGAGAATCCTAAAGTGTGTTCGTCGCCACGAGAGGCAAATTAGCGATCAAAACAACCTCCCCGAATCATCTCGGTCAGTGAACTGCCAAGTTTTAAAGATAAATCGCTACAAGAAGTCCACGCTCACGATGGTATACATTGTGGGAATCTTTGTTTTCTGTTATATCCCGTTTTTGAGCGTCAAAATTTTGAACAAGACGAAGGGTTATACTGTGGAAGTGAAGACTGCCTACTTATACGCATCCACTCTTGTGTTCTTAAACAGTTCATTCAATCCAGCAGTGTATTGGTGGCGCATAAAGAACATGCGAACAGCAGCAAAAGATGTGTGTTTGAAATGTCTCGGTGTCAAACGTGAATCCGTAAAAGGAAAAACTGCCTTTCAACGAAGCAGTTTCAACTTTACAAATGCTTCCTTTAACGTAGCGTAG
- the LOC138030253 gene encoding adrenocorticotropic hormone receptor-like yields the protein MSNSNVLNSSAINLQCSTLETNTQFTEYLFTAHILTSILNGISSITAITGNAVVILVVWKTRELHTPSNVLLSCLALSDLTVGLIAQPSFVIHKIGELNNSFSMYCTTRILTESLGFITAGTSVLTMTGISIERYLALSLHLRYRAIVTTKRILIAASCVWIFVVLLSASRFWIANDVIFNMISLPVIFSSLVFTLLAYAKILKCVRRHERQISDQNNLPESSRSVNCQVLKINGYKKSTLTMVYIVGIFVFCYIPFLSVKILNKTKGYTVEVKTAYLYASTLVFLNSSFNPAVYWWRIKNMRTAAKDVCLKCLGVKRESVKGKTAFQ from the coding sequence ATGTCGAACAGCAACGTTCTAAATAGTAGCGCGATCAATTTGCAGTGTTCCACCTTGGAAACAAATACTCAGTTTACAGAGTATCTTTTTACTGCGCACATACTAACATCGATTCTCAACggtatttcatccatcactgctaTCACTGGAAACGCCGTGGTGATCCTTGTGGTTTGGAAAACGCGGGAGCTTCACACCCCCTCCAACGTTTTGCTGTCCTGCCTAGCGCTCAGTGATTTGACCGTAGGTTTAATCGCGCAACCAAGTTTTGTGATCCACAAGATAGGCGAGCTTAACAACAGCTTTAGTATGTACTGTACTACCAGGATACTGACAGAATCTCTTGGCTTTATAACTGCGGGTACGTCAGTTCTTACAATGACCGGGATATCCATAGAACGATATCTTGCACTAAGTCTTCATTTGCGATACCGAGCGATTGTCACAACAAAACGTATATTAATCGCTGCATCTTGTGTTTGGATCTTCGTCGTCCTATTATCAGCGTCAAGATTCTGGATCGCAAACGACGTTATCTTCAACATGATTTCCCTCCCTGTGATTTTTAGCAGCTTAGTTTTCACTTTACTAGCTTACGCGAAAATCCTAAAGTGTGTTCGTCGCCACGAGAGGCAAATTAGCGATCAAAACAACCTCCCCGAATCATCTCGGTCAGTGAACTGCCAAGTTTTAAAGATAAATGGCTACAAGAAGTCCACGCTCACGATGGTATACATTGTGGGAATCTTTGTTTTCTGTTATATCCCGTTTTTGAGCGTCAAAATTTTGAACAAGACGAAGGGTTATACTGTGGAAGTGAAGACTGCCTACTTATACGCATCCACTCTTGTGTTCTTAAACAGTTCATTCAATCCAGCAGTGTATTGGTGGCGCATAAAGAACATGCGAACGGCAGCAAAAGATGTGTGTTTGAAATGTCTCGGTGTCAAACGTGAATCCGTAAAAGGAAAAACTGCCTTTCAATGA